A window of the Brassica napus cultivar Da-Ae chromosome C5, Da-Ae, whole genome shotgun sequence genome harbors these coding sequences:
- the LOC111212333 gene encoding uncharacterized protein LOC111212333 produces MAPNNDRCKWSSIFMLLLSLSLAVSVAVATDKAPLVEDGLVINGDFETSPSSGFPDDGAVDGPGEIPSWKSNGTVELINSGQKQGGMILIVPQGRHAVRLGNDAEISQELTVEKGFVYSVTFSAARTCAQLESINVSVASVNANEGDTLASRDVDLQTLYNVQGWDPYAWAFEAEEDHVRLVFKNPGMEDDPTCGPIIDDIAIKKLFTPEKPKDNAVINGDFEEGPWMFRNTSLGVLLPTNLDEETSSLPGWTVESNRAVRFVDSDHFSVPGGKRAVELLSGKEGIISQMVETKADKPYLLSFSLGHAGDKCKEPLAIMTFAGDQAQNFHYMAQANSTFEKVGLNFTAKADRTRVAFYSVYYNTRTDDMSSLCGPVIDDVRVWFAGSKKIGAGFGFGVSVFVLLVIGLV; encoded by the exons ATGGCTCCGAACAACGATAGATGCAAATGGAGTTCCATTTTCATGCTTCTTCTTAGTCTATCCCTCGCCGTCTCAGTCGCCGTCGCCACCGACAAGGCTCCTCTGGTAGAAGATG GTTTGGTGATAAACGGCGACTTCGAAACGTCACCGTCAAGTGGCTTCCCTGACGACGGAGCAGTTGATGGCCCCGGCGAGATTCCAAGCTGGAAATCCAACGGCACGGTGGAGCTAATCAACTCCGGTCAGAAACAAGGAGGGATGATCCTCATCGTCCCACAAGGCCGTCACGCCGTACGATTAGGCAACGACGCAGAGATCAGCCAAGAACTGACTGTGGAGAAAGGTTTTGTCTATTCAGTCACGTTCAGCGCCGCTCGCACGTGCGCTCAGCTCGAGTCCATAAACGTGTCGGTGGCGTCAGTGAACGCAAACGAGGGTGACACGTTAGCGTCACGAGATGTGGATTTGCAGACCCTGTACAACGTTCAGGGGTGGGACCCATACGCGTGGGCGTTTGAAGCCGAAGAGGATCATGTTCGGTTGGTTTTCAAGAACCCTGGCATGGAGGATGACCCCACTTGTGGGCCCATTATTGACGACATTGCTATCAAGAAGCTCTTCACTCCTGAAAAGCCCAAAG ATAACGCTGTTATAAATGGAGATTTTGAAGAAGGTCCATGGATGTTCAGGAACACGTCACTTGGTGTCTTACTGCCAACGAATCTCGACGAAGAAACTTCGTCTCTTCCGGGTTGGACTGTTGAATCGAACCGGGCGGTCCGGTTCGTGGACTCGGATCACTTCTCTGTTCCAGGGGGCAAACGAGCCGTGGAGCTTCTCTCAGGGAAAGAAGGGATTATTTCGCAAATGGTCGAGACCAAAGCAGATAAGCCATACTTATTATCCTTCTCCCTCGGCCACGCAGGTGATAAATGCAAGGAGCCATTAGCTATAATGACATTCGCAGGAGATCAGGCGCAGAACTTTCACTACATGGCGCAAGCAAACTCCACTTTCGAGAAGGTCGGTTTGAATTTCACGGCCAAGGCTGACCGAACCAGAGTTGCGTTCTACAGCGTTTATTACAACACGAGGACTGATGATATGAGCTCTTTATGCGGGCCTGTAATCGATGACGTCAGAGTTTGGTTCGCCGGGTCGAAGAAAATCGGAGCTGGTTTTGGGTTTGGAGTTTCGGTTTTTGTTCTTCTGGTTATCGGTTTAGTTTAG
- the LOC111212332 gene encoding prefoldin subunit 6-like, with the protein MSSSMALRDLQRDLESKANDLAKIQKDIAKDHQLRKKYTIQLGENELVLKELDLLEEEANVYKLIGPVLVKQDLAEANANVRKRIEYISAELKRVDASIHDNEGQQNSKREAMMKLQQRLQSIQAGKAKA; encoded by the exons ATGAGTTCATCAATGGCTCTTCGAGATTTGCAGAGAGACCTAGAGTCCAAGGCCAATGATCTCGCCAAAATCCAGAAAG ATATCGCGAAGGATCACCAGCTGAGGAAGAAGTATACGATCCAGCTCGGTGAGAACGAGCTCGTGCTTAAG GAGTTGGATTTGCTAGAAGAAGAGGCAAACGTGTACAAGTTGATTGGTCCAGTGCTTGTGAAGCAGGATTTGGCAGAAGCTAATGCTAATGTTCGCAAACGTATTGAGTACATCTCTGCTGAACT GAAACGTGTTGATGCATCTATCCATGATAATGAAGGACAACAAAACAGCAAGAGAGAAGCA ATGATGAAGTTACAACAACGGCTACAATCTATCCAGGCAGGAAAAGCGAAGGCTTGA